GATGGCTATGCAATTGATTTAAAAGAAGCAAGACATCCCATTATAGAGAATGCGCTTCCATTGGGAGAGAAATACATTCCGAATGACATCTTTCTGGATAAAGATTCTCAGCAGATCATTATGGTTACAGGACCGAACATGGCCGGTAAGTCGGCAATCCTTCGTCAGACGGCTATCGTATGTCTTTTGGCGCAGATTGGTAGTTTTGTGCCGGCAAAGCATGCTGAGATCGGAATGCTGGATAAAATTTTTACTAGGGTAGGGGCTACTGATAATATTTCAGCAGGTGAATCTACATTTATGGTAGAAATGAATGAAGCGGCGAATATTCTGAATAATATTTCTGAGCGAAGCCTTATTTTACTTGATGAGATTGGACGTGGAACTTCTACTTATGATGGAGTTTCTATTGCCTGGGCGATTGCAGAATATCTGCATCAGCATACTACACAGGCTAAAACGTTGTTTGCAACCCATTATCATGAGTTGAATGAAATGACGGTCAACTTTGAAAGGGTGAAAAACTTCCATGTGTCTATTCAGGAGAATAAAGGAAATATTATTTTTCTTAGAAAACTTGTGCCGGGAGGAAGTGAACATAGCTTCGGTATTCATGTGGCAAAACTGGCCGGAATGCCTGCAAAAGTAGTAAATAGGGCGAATGAAATCCTTAAAACACTTGAAGCCAGCAGAACACAGGGCGGCGGAAGTACATCAGAAAACATAAAAAGGGTAACCGAAGAAAATATGCAGCTTTCTTTCTTCCAGCTTGATGACCCCGTTTTGGAAAATATCCGTGAAGAACTGACAAAAATAGATATCAATACACTGACTCCTATTGAAGCTCTAATGAAGCTTAATGCAATAAAAAAAATGATTGGAAAGTAATCCAATCATTTTTTTTATTTGAGCAATCGTTAACAGCATAGTCCATCCTGAATACCAGGAACTCCGGACCGCTCTTCTCCGGTTTGCGGATCTGTGCAGCTTACTACTCTTGGGCAGACAGGTCTTCTTCCTCCGCTGATTTCTTTTAGCTCATTTTTTGTAAGTTTTCTTTTTTGAGTGTTTGTTTTTTTCATGATAATTTTAATTTGGTAATTCTAAGATATGGTTTATTTTTTTAATTTAAGTATAAAATACTGAAAATTAATTGGTTATGTTGGTGGAAGATTGGTTGTTCAGAGGAGTTCTTTAAAAAAAAGTGATTGAAGATTTCTCTCCAATCACTTTCAGAATGTTATAAATGTTATTTTAGCAGCATTGTCCTTTCGGAGTACATGATCCTAATGTCATCTCTCCGTCAATATTACAAAAGCAAGCCATTAAACAGGTTGGTCCGCCTCCGCCGTTAATTTCTTTTAATTCGGCTTTGGTTAATTTTCTTTTTTGAATGTTTGTTTTTTTCATAGTAGTTATAATTTAGTTTTTAGTTTTAAAGATGCTGGGTTAGCAGCAGAATCCGTCTTTTCCTACAAGGCCAGGTACCATTTCTCCTGAGTCAGGATTCATGCAGAATCCACGTAAGCATCTGGGAGCAGCCCCACCATTAATTTCTTTTAATTCTGATTTACCAAGCTTTCTTTTCTGAATGTTTAAGTTTTTCATGATAATTTTAATTTGGTTACACCCAAATATACAAAATCATTCATTTAATTCTATAGAATGTGAAAAAATATATCTCCTTTAAAAAAACAAAAAAGAGAACTTTAAGCTCTCTTTTATCATAAGTGATTATATTCGTAAATGTTTAATCCGCTATTGGTTACGTTGGTTTCAGCCTTATTATAATAAGTTCTGGAATTCTTTGTAGGATAACCGCTGGCGTTATACTCATAGTTGGATTTAAAGATAGTCCATTCAGCACTTCCCGCTCCGTTATTGTAATTCAGTATACTATTATAACTTACAATGTTATGGGTAGAACCGTTTTCATCCTCAGTGTCAATAATTTTTAAGAATCCTGTTACATTTTTAAATGGAGCATTCTTAGTATCATACACAATCGGCTTCATGGTACCTGTTGCAGCATGAAATCCACCGGTATTAGCCGGTACAGCTGCCGTTTCTGTCCAGCTGCTCAGGGAGCCGTCCGTATTTAATATCGCATTTTTTGTCCCGGTTCTGGAACTGGAAGATCCTGAAAAACTTGCTACGTAGGATATCTTTACACTATTACCGGTAATATAGCTATAATTTGTTTCTACAGTAGAAGTACCTCCGGATGAAAGAGAAGTTTCAGTGTATATTTTTTTACTCAATCTGCTGTTTCCATCATAAGCATAAGTGGTTTTATAATTAGTATTTGCGCCGGAAGTGATCTGTTGAGTGATTAAGTTTCCCGAATACATAAAAGTGGTTACCTCACCATTGGTACTGTTGTTTATCTGAGCGATTTTCGAACCATTGTAAGTATATGTTGATACTTCTCCGTCCGAAATCATTTTCGTTACTAGAACTGGGCTGTTATCATTGTTGTTCCCATTATTGTTGGATGAGTCATTGTCATCATTGCTGTCTGAGCAAGATGCCAAAAAAAGAATAGGTAGTAGTAAGTAATATTTTTTCATGGTTTCTAGTTTAAAAACGGGAGTAAAAGTATTAAAAAAAATCAATTATAGTAAATATAATAAAGGTAATACATAATAATTTTATGAAAAATATAATCTGTAGTGTAGGAAGAGAATTTTGTTTGGCAGGCGGTTGATTTATATTAATTTATTAAATTTGATTATGAAGAATTTGTTAAAGATTTTAATAGTCTTTGTTTTTTGTACTTTCTTCAAAGCTCAGCAGAGTTTTGTGCCTGTGATGAAATATGAAGAACTCGAAAAACGTATTGAGCAGGAAAAAGATAAACTTCTTGTGGTGAATTTCTGGTCAACAACCTGCGCTCCATGTGTAAAGGAGCTTCCTCACTTCATGGAAATCAATAATAAATATGCAGGAAGCCCAAAGTATAAAATGATTCTTGTTTCATTGGACAGGCTTGCAGATAAAGAAAAAGTACTGAAGTTTATGAAAAATAAAAATCTTAGTGCTGAAGTGCTGCTGCTGGATGATATTAAAAGAATGAATACCTGGATTCCAAGATTTGAGAAAGACTGGGATGGTAACATTCCGGTGACGCTGTTTTATAAAAATGGTGAAAAAATAAATTTCAATGATGGGGAAATGAGCAGGGAAGATCTTGAAAAAACAATTACAGAGAATCTACAATAAATAATCTATATATGAAAAATCTGAAAATTTTAATCACAGCATTTGCCGTTGGCTTAGGGTTGTTAAGTTTTACAACCACTGACCATGATCACAATAAATCTCAGAAAGAAAAAGTTTCTTCAGCAAAAGGTTATGAAGTTGGAGATGAAGCGGCTGATTTTAAGCTTAAAAATGTTGACGGTAAAATGGTTTCTCTAAGTGATTTTAAAAGTGCAAAAGGGTTCATTGTTATATTTACCTGTAACCATTGTCCTTATGCGAAGAAATATGAAGACCGTATTGTTGAGCTTGATAAAAAATATAAAAACCAGGGATATCCAGTAATCGCTATCAACCCTAATGATCCTAATGTACAGCCTGAGGATGGGTATCAGCAAATGATCGAGAGAGCTAAACAGAAAGGCTTTACTTTTCCGTATTTAGTAGATGAGGGCCAGAAAATCTATCCGCAGTATGGAGCAACGAAAACTCCGCATGTTTTTGTACTGCAGAAAGAAAAAGGAAAAAATATCGTCAAATATATTGGAGCTATCGACAACAATTATGATAATCCAAATGATGTATCGGAATATTATGCTCAGGATGCTGTGAATGCCTTGATCAAAGGTGAGCCAGTGAAAATGACGAAAACCGTAGCTATCGGTTGCACGGTCAAGGTAAAGAAGTAATATATTTGCCTGAATAAAAAAATAAAATCGGTATTTTCTGAATACCGATTTTTCATGCCCTGAAAATACCATTGAAATGAAACTGAAATTTAGCCTTAAATATCTCCTTCTGACCCTCTTTATTTTTCTTGTAGAAGTTTCAATCGCTACCATCCTGAAAGATATTTTCTTTGTAAGAGCTTATCTGGGCGACGTCATTGTGGTCATGCTTCTTTATACTTTTGTGAAGAGTTTTGTGGAGGTAAATGATCAGAAGCTGATCTTGGGAATTTTGCTTTTTTCATTTCTTATAGAATTTGCACAGTATTTCAACATCGCAGAAAGACTGGGCTTTCGTCGCGGAAGTCTGATGTATATTGTTATCGGGAACTCTTTTTCGTGGATTGATATTCTCTGTTATGCAGTAGTCTGTCTTTTCCTCTATATTTTCGTAAAAATGGCCAGAACTGAAGCCTCTAATTCTTAAAAGCTGTTTCTATCTGCCAAAACTGTCATATTTATCCTCTGCATATTTGGTAAAACGATTCAGTAAAGCCACGTTCTCTTTTTCCATAGGCGAAAGATCATTGTCTACATTGCCTGAAACCGGAATATACCAGTCTGTTTGTTCAAAGAAATTTCTGTAGGTTTCTTTTTTAAAAGAGTAGCCATGCCTTGCAAATACAGAGTTTTTGATGATTTCCAGATCCAGTTTTCTTAGGTTTTTAAGATCTTTCTCGGTCAGTTTTTGCTTGGATGCATTGAGTTTGAATATCGCTTCGGAAGCAACACGGTTTTTAGTCGTTTTATAACTTTCTGTTTTTCCGGTTTCTTCATCTGTATATTTTTCGGTAAAATCTTTAGAATTTGTCCAGTCCACAATGTCGGAATCCTTATCCAGCATAAAGTTGGGATTGTAAACAAATTCCTTTTTGATCAGTTTCACGGTTTTTGAAGGTGCTTTTACCGATGTTTTATTGAAAGCATTCCATTTTCCGCTCAAGCTGTCTCCTTTCAGTTTTACTTCAAATCGTCCGTCGGTTTTATCATTTCCCGGTTCATCAAGTACAAAAGAAGATGTCGCTTCATTAAAAACCCCTCTGAACGGACGCTGGTTTCCATTGACAATGCTTTGTCCGTATACGCTGTCCTTTGTAATTCTATTGATTTTTAATGAGATTTTTTTATAATTGTTAACGTCATACTCTGAACCATCCATTTTATCAACTACCTTTTCCATTCCGGCAAACTCACCTGTATAAATTCCGTAATATTCTTTATGAACTTCAGGAATGAAAACAGAATCCTTTTTTGCCGTCAGAGAATCTTTTCCGGATTCATTGCTTTTTCCATCTTTTTTACAGCTTATCAGAGAAACCGCAAGTAAAGAAATAAGAGTGTAATTTAAAATTTTCATATTAGTTTTCTTTTGATTAAATATTCAATAATAAGGATATTGGGAATCCAGCCCAGCCATGCAATGATTTGATAAACATCCATCGGATTGGGATGAAATAAATATACAATAATAACTTTCCACATTCGGAGGGTAATGGCAGATAATGTAAAGGCAAAGCTCCGCCACATCCATTGTTTATGTTCTTTGAACTTTTTCTGCCGGGCAAGCTGGTAGGCTTTGAAGGTTGAAAACCACCATAAAATACCCAGAATGACAAATGAAACCTTCGAGAGAAGACCTCCGTTTGCCCATATCCCCATGTAAAATCCTGATGGCGCAGCAAAGATGAGAATGAGAAAAATATAGATCTTTCCCATATTCCTGTGAAAGTTTTTTAATCCGAAATTTTTTCTGAGCATGGCCAGAAAGCCTGAAAGAAGTACAAAAATACTGGTATAAACATGAGTATAGAAAAACACAATATATTCCGGCCTTTCTGCAACTTCCGTTTGTTTGATCATTAAAAAGCTGGCATCTGGATCACAAGGAATATATTCCAGCGTTATTTTCACCATCAGCCAAAAGAAATACCCGAATCCCAAAATTAAAAGGATTTTAAAGAAAATGGCGGTATTTCTTTTGAGTGATAGCATTTTAATTATTCAAAATTAACAATGAATGGAAGGGTATAAAAAATCTCTGCCGGGCTTCCTTTGTATTCTCCGGGCGTCCATTTGGTTGTCATAGACTTCATTACTCTTTCAATTTCTTTATTCACTTTTTCGTTGCTTCCTGTAATAGAAATTTTTTCTATTACACCCTGAGTATTGACGGAGAACTTTGCGCTGGCCCGTACTTGTCCAGGACCTCCTTTGATTCGTTTGATATCTATTTTTTGAGACACTTCCCTCATAAATACATTGATTCCTCCGGGGTATTCTGCCTGTTTACGCTCTTCCGTGGTATTGTTTTCTTTAGAAGGATTTACTACTGTTTCCTTTGCTTGGGAAAAACATAAGCAAAATCCCAGGGACAGAAATAGAAATATTATTTTTTTCATATGTGTTATTTATTTTTTACAAATTATTGAGATCCTGTGCAATCAGCCAGCCTTCACTCCAGCACGCCTGAAAGTTGAAGCCTCCTGTCACGGCATCTATATTTAAGACTTCTCCCGCAATATAAAAGTTCGGAAGAAGTTTCGAAGACATGTTTTTAAAGTTAATTTCTTTTAAATCAACCCCTCCGGCTGTTACAAACTCATCTTTGAACGTTGATTTTCCGGTCACCTGGAATTTCTTTCTGCAAAGATTTTCAAGGATTTTCTGCATTTCCTTTCCTGAAATATTAGCAACCTGTTTGTTGAGGTCAACTTTTGAAATTTCTAAAACTTTCTGCCAGAATCTGTTCGTAATATCAAAAATCTTTGACTGTCCGACGGTTTTTTTAGGATTGCTTTGTTTAAAACTATGGAACACTTCCTCTGCTTCATCCAGATCTATTGAAATAAAATTAACCTCTATTTCAAAATTATATTTAAGCTGCGCAAGACTTATCGCCTCCCATGCAGAAATTTTCAAAACCGCAGGCCCGGAAAGTCCCCAGTGAGTAATAAGCAGCGGCCCGCTTTCATCTGTTTTCAGCTTAGGAATTGAAATCCCTGCATTTTCAAAACTTGTTCCCGGAAGATCTTTTAACAAATCATCTTTAATATTAAAAGTAAAAAGTGAAGGAACAAGATCTACAATCTTATGGCCCAGATTTTCAATGATTTTCAGTGATTTGGGAGAACTTCCTGTAGCGTAAACAATATAATCTGCTTCAAAATCACCGGAACTGGTTTTTACCCTGTATTTTTCATCCTGCTTTTCAATCTCTTTCACCACAGATTTTGTCCTTACTGATACATTTTTTTTCTGGGTTTCATTTAAAAAAGTATTGATAATGGTCTGTGATGAATTGCTTTCAGGAAAGGTCCTGTTGTCATTTTCAATTTTCAGGGGAACGTTCCGCTGATCAAACCATTCCATGGTATCTCCGGGTTGGAATTTGCTGAAAACACTCAATAACTCCTTATTTCCACGGGGATAAAACTGTACCAGCTCCCTTGGATCAAAACAGGCGTGGGTCACATTGCAGCGCCCTCCTCCTGATATTTTTACTTTCTGTAGAACATCAGAGTTCTGTTCTAAAATGGTAATATTGTATTTCTTTTCGTCAAGGTTGGATGCGCAGAAAAAGCCTGCAGCACCGCCTCCGATTATAATGATCTGTTTCATGTATATGTAATCCTATGCTGAAGATTATTTTTTCAAAAGTACAATTTTTATAAACCATCTTATTTGAGTATTTTTGAAGATTATAATTTTAATTATACCAAAAACGATTTTCAAATGATTTTCTACCATAAATTTGAAGTGCGATGGAGCGATCTTGATGCTAATAAGCATTTAGCCAATTCGTCATATGTACAATATTGTGCGCAAGCCAGAATGGCTTTTATGACCAAAGAAAAAATGGGCGTTACCCAGCTTAGCAGATGGGGAATAGGTCCTGTGATCCTGCACGAAAGATATTCTTTCTTTAAAGAAATCTATGCAGATCAAACGGTGATCGTAAGTGTAGAAATAGACGGATGCTCAGAAGATTCTTCTATCTACCGTTTTGTACACAAGTTTTATACTCCGGATGGGGTACACTGTGCTACTTCTGAAGCTACAGGAGTATGGATCGATATGATGCTTAGAAAAATGACGACCCCGCCAGATGATGTTGTGGAAGCCATGAATAAATATAAAAGCCCGGAAACTGTGGTTTTGTCAAAAGAAGACTTTAAAAAGTTCCCTTTTCATCCACACAATATTGATCCGGCAGAACTTACAAAATAATTCAGAATTCAAGGTTTAGAGTTTAATGTTTAGAAGGTAACTTTGAATCATTAATACTTTTTACATTGAATATTAATACAAAAAATTATGTTTGAAGATAAATCACAGGAGCTGACGCCCATTTCAAAATTGGGAGAATTTGGCCTTATTAAACATTTGACGGAAAATTTTCCCCTATCCAATGAATCTTCAATACTTGGAGTAGGAGATGATGCGGCAGTGATCAATCCCGAAAATAAAAAAGTAGTTCTTACGACAGACGTTCTGGCAGAAGGAGTACATTTTAATTTAGGGTATGTCCCTTTAAAGCACCTTGGCTATAAAGCTGTAGTGGTAAACCTTAGCGATATTGCTGCTATGAATGCTGTTCCTACTCAGATACTGGTTTCCCTTGCTGTTTCCAACCGTTTTCCGGTAGAAGCTTTAGAAGAAATCTATGCAGGAATACAGGCTGCATGTACAAGATACAAGGTAGATCTGATTGGAGGAGATACTACAAGTTCTAATTCCGGACTGGTGATGAGTATTACCGCTGTAGGACTTGAGAATGAAGAGAATATTGTAAAAAGAAGTGGTGCTAAAGCTAATGATCTTCTTGTAGTAAGCGGAGACTTAGGTGGAGCCTACATGGGACTTCAGATTTTGGAGAGAGAACATGCTGTTTATCTTGCAGATCCAAATATGCAGCCGGAGATGGAGGGATATGATTATATCCTGGAAAGACAGTTAAAACCTGAAGCAAGAACAGATATTAAAACCATTTTGGAAGAACTGGATATTAAGCCAACTTCTATGATTGATATTTCTGATGGTCTGGCTTCTGAAATTCTTCACCTTTCTGATCAGTCAGGAGTAGGGTTCAGGCTTTATGAAGAAAAAATTCCGATGGATAGCCTTACGATCTCTACGGCAGATGAAATGAATTTAAATCCTGTAATGACTGCCTTAAGTGGTGGTGAGGATTATGAATTACTGTTTACCATTTCATCTAATGATTTTGATAAAATTAAAAACCATCCTGATTTTACCATTATAGGACATGCTGTTGAAAAAGAAGATGGAAACTTTATGGTAGCAAGGGGTTCTAACCAGCTTGTTGCTCTTACGGCACAGGGCTGGGACGCCTTCCTTGGTAACCAGAATGGATAAATTATATTTAATTTTGAATATTGTAGAAAACCGCAGCACTTTTTTTGCTGTGGTTTTTGTTTGTAGCTTAACGATTTTAAAATAGAATCATGATCA
This genomic window from Chryseobacterium sp. MEBOG06 contains:
- a CDS encoding class IIb bacteriocin, lactobin A/cerein 7B family, with amino-acid sequence MKKTNIQKRKLTKAELKEINGGGGPTCLMACFCNIDGEMTLGSCTPKGQCC
- a CDS encoding YARHG domain-containing protein; amino-acid sequence: MKILNYTLISLLAVSLISCKKDGKSNESGKDSLTAKKDSVFIPEVHKEYYGIYTGEFAGMEKVVDKMDGSEYDVNNYKKISLKINRITKDSVYGQSIVNGNQRPFRGVFNEATSSFVLDEPGNDKTDGRFEVKLKGDSLSGKWNAFNKTSVKAPSKTVKLIKKEFVYNPNFMLDKDSDIVDWTNSKDFTEKYTDEETGKTESYKTTKNRVASEAIFKLNASKQKLTEKDLKNLRKLDLEIIKNSVFARHGYSFKKETYRNFFEQTDWYIPVSGNVDNDLSPMEKENVALLNRFTKYAEDKYDSFGR
- a CDS encoding acyl-CoA thioesterase translates to MIFYHKFEVRWSDLDANKHLANSSYVQYCAQARMAFMTKEKMGVTQLSRWGIGPVILHERYSFFKEIYADQTVIVSVEIDGCSEDSSIYRFVHKFYTPDGVHCATSEATGVWIDMMLRKMTTPPDDVVEAMNKYKSPETVVLSKEDFKKFPFHPHNIDPAELTK
- a CDS encoding DUF2306 domain-containing protein encodes the protein MLSLKRNTAIFFKILLILGFGYFFWLMVKITLEYIPCDPDASFLMIKQTEVAERPEYIVFFYTHVYTSIFVLLSGFLAMLRKNFGLKNFHRNMGKIYIFLILIFAAPSGFYMGIWANGGLLSKVSFVILGILWWFSTFKAYQLARQKKFKEHKQWMWRSFAFTLSAITLRMWKVIIVYLFHPNPMDVYQIIAWLGWIPNILIIEYLIKRKLI
- a CDS encoding TlpA family protein disulfide reductase gives rise to the protein MKNLLKILIVFVFCTFFKAQQSFVPVMKYEELEKRIEQEKDKLLVVNFWSTTCAPCVKELPHFMEINNKYAGSPKYKMILVSLDRLADKEKVLKFMKNKNLSAEVLLLDDIKRMNTWIPRFEKDWDGNIPVTLFYKNGEKINFNDGEMSREDLEKTITENLQ
- a CDS encoding NAD(P)/FAD-dependent oxidoreductase gives rise to the protein MKQIIIIGGGAAGFFCASNLDEKKYNITILEQNSDVLQKVKISGGGRCNVTHACFDPRELVQFYPRGNKELLSVFSKFQPGDTMEWFDQRNVPLKIENDNRTFPESNSSQTIINTFLNETQKKNVSVRTKSVVKEIEKQDEKYRVKTSSGDFEADYIVYATGSSPKSLKIIENLGHKIVDLVPSLFTFNIKDDLLKDLPGTSFENAGISIPKLKTDESGPLLITHWGLSGPAVLKISAWEAISLAQLKYNFEIEVNFISIDLDEAEEVFHSFKQSNPKKTVGQSKIFDITNRFWQKVLEISKVDLNKQVANISGKEMQKILENLCRKKFQVTGKSTFKDEFVTAGGVDLKEINFKNMSSKLLPNFYIAGEVLNIDAVTGGFNFQACWSEGWLIAQDLNNL
- the thiL gene encoding thiamine-phosphate kinase, encoding MFEDKSQELTPISKLGEFGLIKHLTENFPLSNESSILGVGDDAAVINPENKKVVLTTDVLAEGVHFNLGYVPLKHLGYKAVVVNLSDIAAMNAVPTQILVSLAVSNRFPVEALEEIYAGIQAACTRYKVDLIGGDTTSSNSGLVMSITAVGLENEENIVKRSGAKANDLLVVSGDLGGAYMGLQILEREHAVYLADPNMQPEMEGYDYILERQLKPEARTDIKTILEELDIKPTSMIDISDGLASEILHLSDQSGVGFRLYEEKIPMDSLTISTADEMNLNPVMTALSGGEDYELLFTISSNDFDKIKNHPDFTIIGHAVEKEDGNFMVARGSNQLVALTAQGWDAFLGNQNG
- a CDS encoding thioredoxin family protein, which encodes MKNLKILITAFAVGLGLLSFTTTDHDHNKSQKEKVSSAKGYEVGDEAADFKLKNVDGKMVSLSDFKSAKGFIVIFTCNHCPYAKKYEDRIVELDKKYKNQGYPVIAINPNDPNVQPEDGYQQMIERAKQKGFTFPYLVDEGQKIYPQYGATKTPHVFVLQKEKGKNIVKYIGAIDNNYDNPNDVSEYYAQDAVNALIKGEPVKMTKTVAIGCTVKVKK
- a CDS encoding DUF2809 domain-containing protein produces the protein MKLKFSLKYLLLTLFIFLVEVSIATILKDIFFVRAYLGDVIVVMLLYTFVKSFVEVNDQKLILGILLFSFLIEFAQYFNIAERLGFRRGSLMYIVIGNSFSWIDILCYAVVCLFLYIFVKMARTEASNS
- a CDS encoding bacteriocin — protein: MKKTNTQKRKLTKNELKEISGGRRPVCPRVVSCTDPQTGEERSGVPGIQDGLCC